A single region of the Rhipicephalus microplus isolate Deutch F79 chromosome 10, USDA_Rmic, whole genome shotgun sequence genome encodes:
- the LOC142774478 gene encoding uncharacterized protein LOC142774478 — protein sequence MATFKSLQDDLVVCPYNEHHRVKRGRLDIHISKCRRGGRPRRVLPCPFNLEHGAPAERDAFRHHLQTCPDKTRNLPCMEARQDPTYNLKEPGVPQVPVAGDGRPFPSEPEVRLVHSNRPGSSRAEDGEPSASQATQPLIDHPKKPVLAIEARAVTGEHHGAWDEARVGQPCGAEVTHSTGNLGAAWVLANQPWALRASTIQDKSAPLAPGPAYAVAVAQRLMALGRAYQQRSSD from the exons ATGGCGACTTTCAAGAGTCTTCAAGATGACCTGGTGGTGTGTCCATACAACGAGCATCACAGGGTGAAGAGAGGACGGCTAGATATACACATATCAAAGTGTCGACGAGGAGGTCGCCCGCGCAGAGTGTTGCCTTGTCCCTTCAATCTTGAGCACGGCGCGCCTGCTGAACGGGATGCGTTTCGCCATCACCTGCAAACTTGTCCTGACAAAACAAGAAACTTGCCCTGCATGGAGGCTAGGCAAGACCCTACCTACAATTTGAAAGAGCCAGGAGTTCCACAAGTGCCAGTGGCAGGAGATGGACGGCCTTTTCCTAGTGAGCCCGAGGTTCGCCTGGTGCATAGCAACCGTCCAGGGAGCAGCAGAGCCGAGGATGGCGAACCATCTGCTTCGCAGGCCACCCAGCCTCTAATTGACCATCCGAAGAAGCCTGTGCTGGCTATCGAAGCTAGG GCCGTGACTGGGGAGCACCATGGCGCCTGGGACGAGGCTCGGGTCGGCCAACCCTGTGGCGCTGAGGTCACCCACTCGACCGGTAATCTAGGGGCTGCGTGGGTCTTGGCAAACCAGCCTTGGGCTCTCCGGGCCTCAACCATTCAAGACAAGAGTGCCCCGCTCGCACCAGGACCAGCCTATGCAGTAGCCGTGGCACAAAGGCTTATGGCGCTCGGCCGTGCTTACCAGCAGCGAAGCTCTGATTGA